From one Tsukamurella tyrosinosolvens genomic stretch:
- a CDS encoding TetR/AcrR family transcriptional regulator yields the protein MPRQVDHRQRREEIARALWRVVDTSGALRLSLREVAKEAGMSHGQVQHYFTSRRELLLFATDFAAERTAERIAAGLADLGPEPDPRDLLRITLTEMLPLHPDARATSRMSAAYVLEALHDDELRVRARDGMVQARAQVEELIARAIADGRIAADRAPSTETDRLLAITGLTPLLDLGVITPEDAIAAIDRHLDDLFTP from the coding sequence GTGCCGAGACAGGTCGATCACCGGCAACGCCGGGAGGAGATCGCGCGCGCGCTGTGGCGCGTGGTGGACACCTCGGGCGCCCTCCGGCTGAGCCTGCGTGAGGTGGCGAAGGAGGCCGGGATGTCGCACGGCCAGGTGCAGCACTACTTCACCTCCCGGCGGGAGCTGCTGCTGTTCGCGACGGACTTCGCCGCCGAACGGACCGCGGAGCGCATCGCCGCCGGCCTGGCCGATCTCGGGCCGGAACCGGATCCGCGTGACCTCCTGCGGATCACCTTGACGGAGATGCTCCCACTGCACCCCGACGCCCGCGCGACGAGCCGGATGAGTGCGGCGTACGTCCTCGAGGCCCTGCACGACGACGAGCTGCGCGTCCGCGCGCGGGACGGCATGGTGCAGGCGCGGGCGCAGGTCGAGGAGCTCATCGCGCGCGCGATCGCGGACGGGCGCATCGCCGCCGACCGTGCACCGTCGACCGAGACCGATCGCCTGCTCGCCATCACCGGGCTGACGCCGCTGCTCGACCTCGGGGTGATCACTCCGGAGGACGCGATCGCGGCGATCGACCGACACCTGGACGACCTCTTCACACCGTGA
- a CDS encoding alpha/beta fold hydrolase, with the protein MPGPVHVTTWRPAAPERRAAVPAIFAHGVFTWGDDAAYGFAAQRPLADERRLLLVDRRGYGRSPDTDRSDFDTDADDLVVLLDACPDGAHLVGHSNGGLAAMLAAARRPGAVRSLALIQPSALRAAANHPAVRDLLARVDAAPGAGPPDLDPAEFLRLSTEGVGMAMPEPTPERLRAVRTSMRERPVWEADPPLEPLAAAPWPALVITGTWAGAPEAYRRYAGEPLLACADAVADRIGARRLRVPGYYPHTQHPAEVNAALRALWGGQAATGAGSADSSA; encoded by the coding sequence ATGCCCGGCCCCGTCCACGTCACCACCTGGCGACCCGCCGCCCCGGAGCGCCGGGCCGCGGTGCCCGCGATCTTCGCGCACGGCGTCTTCACCTGGGGCGATGATGCCGCCTATGGTTTCGCCGCGCAGCGGCCGCTCGCCGACGAGCGGCGCCTCCTCCTGGTGGACCGGCGCGGCTACGGCCGGTCGCCCGACACGGACCGGAGCGACTTCGACACGGACGCCGACGATCTCGTCGTCCTCCTCGACGCCTGCCCGGACGGCGCGCACCTCGTCGGGCACTCCAACGGCGGGCTCGCCGCGATGCTCGCCGCGGCGCGACGCCCAGGGGCCGTGCGGTCCCTGGCTCTGATCCAACCGTCCGCTCTGCGGGCCGCGGCGAACCACCCGGCGGTGCGCGACCTGCTCGCCCGCGTCGACGCCGCGCCCGGCGCGGGCCCGCCCGACTTGGATCCGGCCGAATTCCTGCGGCTGTCCACCGAGGGCGTGGGGATGGCGATGCCGGAACCGACTCCGGAACGGCTGCGCGCCGTCCGGACCTCGATGCGGGAGCGCCCGGTCTGGGAGGCGGACCCGCCGCTGGAGCCGCTGGCCGCCGCACCGTGGCCCGCGCTCGTGATCACGGGCACGTGGGCCGGGGCACCCGAGGCGTATCGCCGGTACGCCGGCGAGCCGCTGCTGGCCTGCGCGGACGCGGTGGCCGATCGGATCGGCGCCCGGCGCCTGCGAGTGCCCGGCTACTACCCGCACACGCAGCACCCCGCGGAGGTCAACGCGGCGCTGCGTGCGCTGTGGGGCGGTCAGGCCGCGACGGGCGCGGGCTCCGCGGACTCGTCGGCGTAG
- a CDS encoding Hsp70 family protein: MGVYGIDLGTTNSAIARIGADGRPEIVRGLGGEATVPSVVLFASAYDHLVGEGARRQARLDPEHVCSLVKRRMGDSQWRFRAHGETWSAPAVSALILKSLAGDVEFSGGEPVRRAVITVPAYFGDEERRATMQAGAYAGFDVAGVLSEPIAAALSYGFGRLDGGLDLGKGAPRETVLVYDLGGGTFDATVIELADRRISVLGVEGDHQLGGADWDERIALHLSQRFCEANPDAEDPLDDSAGSQSLVLAAEQAKHELTVADRTDVVIAHDGARAVVTLTRAELEEMTAPLLRRTVDLARDCLKTAEKRGVHRVDRLLLVGGSSRMPAVARALREQLGLEGELHDPDLAVARGAALYGEKLEMERLVAADLVTRGLLPDGAPPLHAQAAELENSIARVAASFQQPVSLVRRMLEIQVDTVISRGFGVLAVHDHGDLGVTWLVERNQTLPVRVRRSFGTMREDQQQIEVTVVEQQGQVASQRLGDAKLLVEGTIRDIPPGYPAGSEVRITFEMGFDGVLHVTAHHVDADLPLTLSAQTGAMLSQADVERELGQVQRSRRRD; the protein is encoded by the coding sequence ATGGGGGTCTACGGAATCGACCTGGGCACGACCAATTCTGCGATCGCGCGCATCGGCGCGGACGGTCGCCCCGAGATCGTCCGCGGGCTCGGCGGGGAGGCGACGGTGCCCTCGGTGGTGCTGTTCGCGTCGGCGTACGACCACCTCGTGGGCGAGGGCGCGCGCCGGCAGGCCCGGCTCGATCCGGAGCACGTCTGCAGTCTGGTCAAGCGCCGGATGGGCGACTCGCAGTGGCGCTTCCGCGCGCACGGCGAGACCTGGTCGGCCCCCGCGGTCTCTGCGCTGATCCTCAAGAGCCTCGCGGGCGACGTCGAGTTCAGCGGCGGCGAGCCGGTGCGGCGCGCGGTCATCACCGTGCCCGCCTACTTCGGCGACGAGGAACGCCGCGCCACCATGCAGGCCGGCGCGTACGCGGGCTTCGACGTGGCCGGCGTGCTCTCCGAGCCCATCGCGGCTGCGCTGTCCTACGGTTTCGGCCGGCTCGACGGCGGCCTCGACCTCGGCAAGGGCGCGCCGCGCGAGACGGTGCTGGTCTACGACCTGGGCGGCGGCACCTTCGACGCCACCGTCATCGAGCTCGCCGACCGGCGGATCTCAGTACTCGGGGTGGAGGGCGACCACCAGCTCGGCGGCGCCGACTGGGACGAGCGGATCGCATTGCACCTGTCGCAGAGGTTCTGCGAGGCGAATCCGGACGCGGAGGACCCGCTCGACGATTCCGCGGGCTCGCAGTCGCTGGTCCTCGCGGCCGAGCAGGCCAAGCACGAGCTGACCGTCGCCGACCGCACCGACGTGGTGATCGCGCACGACGGTGCCCGCGCCGTCGTCACCCTGACCCGCGCGGAGCTGGAGGAGATGACGGCTCCGCTGCTGCGGCGCACCGTCGACCTGGCCCGGGACTGCCTGAAGACGGCCGAGAAGCGGGGCGTGCACCGGGTCGACCGGCTGCTGCTCGTCGGCGGGTCCTCGCGGATGCCGGCCGTGGCGCGGGCGCTGCGTGAGCAACTCGGACTCGAGGGCGAGCTGCACGACCCGGACCTCGCGGTGGCCCGCGGCGCCGCGCTGTACGGCGAGAAGCTGGAGATGGAGCGGCTCGTCGCGGCCGACCTCGTGACCCGCGGCCTGTTGCCCGACGGCGCTCCCCCGCTGCACGCGCAGGCGGCGGAACTGGAGAACTCGATCGCCCGGGTCGCGGCGTCCTTCCAGCAGCCCGTCTCGCTGGTGCGCCGGATGCTCGAGATCCAGGTCGACACCGTGATCTCCCGCGGCTTCGGCGTGCTCGCGGTGCACGACCACGGCGACCTCGGCGTCACCTGGCTCGTCGAACGCAACCAGACGCTGCCGGTCCGCGTGCGCCGCTCCTTCGGCACGATGCGCGAGGACCAGCAGCAGATCGAGGTCACCGTCGTCGAGCAGCAGGGCCAGGTCGCCTCGCAGCGCCTCGGCGACGCGAAGCTGTTGGTGGAGGGCACGATCCGCGACATCCCGCCCGGCTATCCCGCGGGGAGCGAGGTCCGGATCACCTTCGAGATGGGCTTCGACGGGGTCCTCCACGTGACGGCGCACCACGTCGACGCGGACCTGCCGCTCACCCTCTCCGCGCAGACCGGGGCGATGCTCTCGCAGGCCGATGTCGAGCGCGAGCTCGGCCAGGTGCAGCGCTCGCGGCGCCGCGACTGA
- a CDS encoding M48 family metallopeptidase, with product MTDSVSRTYRSLPGISTRAWEHPADRAALVALRSLKGFDTVLKAISALLRERQHRLLFLASGVRADDRQFRDLHEMLVDCARVLDTDTVPELYVVQSPTVNALTIGMDKPFIVINTGLLELLDDEEKRFVIGHELGHALSGHAVYRTMLMHLMRLAGTFGLIPIGGWALRALVAALMEWQRKSELSGDRAGLLCVQDPDVAMRVHMKTAGGTRLGEMDTQRFLAQAAEYERTGDLRDGVLKLLNLELQSHPFSVLRAADLNRWVERGDYGRIIGGEYPQRADDDKASTADEFKTAARTYKDGFDASADPLITTLRDFGASAVNTVGQGVTDVATGVGRKIDEWRRNSARKYDEGE from the coding sequence ATGACCGATTCAGTCTCTCGAACCTACCGTTCACTGCCCGGAATCAGCACCCGCGCGTGGGAGCACCCCGCGGATCGGGCCGCGCTCGTCGCCCTGCGCAGTCTCAAGGGCTTCGACACCGTCCTCAAGGCGATCTCCGCGCTGCTGCGCGAGCGCCAGCATCGGCTCCTGTTCCTCGCGTCGGGAGTGCGCGCGGACGACCGTCAGTTCCGCGACCTGCACGAGATGCTCGTGGACTGCGCGCGCGTGCTGGACACGGATACCGTCCCCGAGCTGTACGTGGTGCAGAGCCCCACGGTGAACGCCCTGACCATCGGCATGGACAAGCCGTTCATCGTGATCAACACCGGCCTGCTCGAGCTGCTCGACGATGAGGAGAAGCGGTTCGTGATCGGCCACGAGCTCGGTCATGCCCTCTCCGGCCACGCCGTCTACCGCACGATGCTCATGCACCTCATGCGGCTCGCGGGCACGTTCGGCCTGATCCCCATCGGCGGCTGGGCGCTGCGCGCGCTCGTCGCGGCCCTCATGGAGTGGCAGCGCAAGTCCGAGCTGTCGGGCGACCGCGCCGGCCTGCTGTGCGTGCAGGACCCCGACGTCGCGATGCGTGTGCACATGAAGACCGCGGGCGGCACCCGCCTCGGCGAGATGGACACGCAGCGCTTCCTCGCCCAGGCCGCCGAGTACGAGCGCACGGGCGACCTGCGCGACGGTGTGCTCAAGTTGCTCAACCTCGAACTGCAGTCGCACCCGTTCTCCGTGTTGCGCGCCGCCGACCTGAACCGCTGGGTGGAGCGCGGCGATTACGGCCGCATCATCGGCGGCGAGTATCCGCAGCGCGCCGACGACGACAAGGCCAGCACGGCGGACGAGTTCAAGACCGCCGCGCGCACGTACAAGGACGGCTTCGACGCCTCCGCCGATCCGCTGATCACCACGCTGCGGGACTTCGGGGCCTCGGCCGTGAACACCGTGGGGCAGGGCGTGACCGACGTCGCGACCGGCGTCGGCCGCAAGATCGACGAGTGGCGCCGCAACTCGGCACGGAAGTACGACGAGGGCGAGTGA
- the grpE gene encoding nucleotide exchange factor GrpE — protein MSPEDAPAEPGTADDRLAERVEDLARILARQAGTVERLADAERAREARDRAGADLPLVVELFALLGEVTACADTAESERERAAFAAVAARVERLLVGRGGTVVTPGAGEPFDPAVMEASDVTATANEDEDRTVAEVLAPGLSVPARNVRPARVVVRAFRSA, from the coding sequence ATGAGCCCAGAGGACGCCCCGGCGGAGCCCGGAACCGCCGACGATCGGCTCGCGGAGCGGGTCGAGGACCTGGCCCGGATCCTGGCGCGCCAGGCCGGCACCGTCGAACGGCTGGCGGACGCGGAGCGGGCCCGCGAGGCGCGGGACCGGGCCGGTGCGGACCTGCCGCTCGTGGTCGAGTTGTTCGCCCTCCTCGGCGAGGTGACCGCGTGTGCCGACACTGCGGAGTCCGAGCGGGAGCGCGCGGCCTTCGCCGCCGTCGCCGCGCGCGTCGAGCGCCTGCTGGTCGGGCGCGGCGGCACCGTCGTGACCCCCGGCGCGGGGGAGCCCTTCGACCCGGCCGTCATGGAGGCCTCCGACGTCACCGCGACGGCGAACGAGGACGAGGACCGCACCGTCGCGGAGGTCCTCGCGCCCGGGCTCAGCGTGCCGGCGCGCAATGTACGGCCCGCCCGGGTGGTGGTGCGAGCCTTTCGCTCAGCGTGA
- a CDS encoding dicarboxylate/amino acid:cation symporter: MSSVESPSRVPALLKNFGFQIIVGLVAGVVLGLIARNMAPAADGNVNWLVGTLKTIGSSYVKLLTVAVVPLVFTAVIASIANLRNVTNAARLAGKTLLWFAITAFISVIIGIVLGLVLQPGAHTTVTGEGKAPSSTGSWWAFITGLVPSNFLGLQAKASDGSVSLSFNVLQVLVVAAAIGIAALKVGEKAEPFITLNASLLAIIQKVLWWIIRLAPIGTAALIGTAVATYGWDAIGSLGVFTGAIYLGLLIVGLVVYPLIIRAHGLSVKQFFSGVWPAAQLGFVSRSSIGTLPVTERVTERNLGVPREYASFAVPLGATTKMDGCAAIYPAIAAIFVAQFFHVPLGITDYLLIVVVSVIGSAATAGTTGATVMLTLTLSTLGLPLAGVGLLLAVEPIVDMGRTALNVTGQALVPTIVAKQEGILDEDAYNAPRKDVYADESAEPAPVAA, from the coding sequence ATGTCCTCTGTGGAATCCCCGTCGCGCGTGCCCGCGCTGCTGAAGAACTTCGGCTTCCAGATCATCGTCGGCCTCGTCGCCGGTGTGGTGCTGGGGCTGATCGCCCGGAACATGGCGCCCGCCGCCGACGGCAACGTGAACTGGCTGGTCGGCACGCTCAAGACGATCGGGTCGAGCTACGTCAAGCTGCTGACGGTGGCGGTCGTCCCGCTGGTGTTCACCGCGGTCATCGCGTCGATCGCCAACCTGCGCAACGTGACCAACGCCGCCCGCCTCGCGGGCAAGACCCTGCTGTGGTTCGCGATCACCGCCTTCATCTCGGTGATCATCGGCATCGTCCTCGGCCTGGTGCTGCAGCCCGGGGCGCACACCACGGTCACGGGTGAGGGCAAGGCGCCGTCGAGCACCGGCTCCTGGTGGGCCTTCATCACGGGCCTGGTCCCGTCGAACTTCCTCGGCCTGCAGGCCAAGGCCTCCGACGGTTCCGTCTCGCTCAGCTTCAACGTGCTGCAAGTGCTCGTGGTCGCCGCCGCGATCGGCATCGCCGCGCTCAAGGTGGGGGAGAAGGCCGAGCCCTTCATCACCCTCAACGCGTCTCTGCTCGCGATCATCCAGAAGGTGCTGTGGTGGATCATCCGCCTCGCGCCGATCGGCACCGCCGCGCTCATCGGCACCGCCGTCGCGACCTACGGCTGGGACGCCATCGGTTCCCTGGGCGTGTTCACCGGCGCGATCTACCTGGGCCTGCTGATCGTCGGCCTCGTCGTGTACCCGCTGATCATCCGCGCGCACGGCCTCTCGGTGAAGCAGTTCTTCAGCGGCGTCTGGCCGGCCGCGCAGCTCGGCTTCGTCTCCCGCAGCTCGATCGGCACGCTGCCCGTCACCGAGCGGGTCACCGAGCGCAATCTCGGCGTGCCGCGCGAGTACGCCTCGTTCGCGGTGCCGCTCGGCGCCACCACCAAGATGGACGGCTGCGCGGCGATCTACCCGGCGATCGCGGCGATCTTCGTCGCGCAGTTCTTCCACGTCCCGCTCGGCATCACGGACTATCTGCTCATCGTGGTCGTCTCGGTGATCGGCTCGGCCGCCACCGCGGGCACCACCGGCGCGACGGTCATGCTGACCCTGACCCTCTCGACCCTCGGGTTGCCGCTGGCCGGCGTCGGCCTGCTGCTGGCCGTCGAGCCCATCGTCGACATGGGGCGCACCGCGCTCAACGTGACCGGCCAGGCGCTGGTTCCGACCATCGTCGCCAAGCAGGAGGGCATCCTCGACGAGGACGCCTACAACGCGCCGCGCAAGGACGTCTACGCCGACGAGTCCGCGGAGCCCGCGCCCGTCGCGGCCTGA
- a CDS encoding multidrug effflux MFS transporter: MSRPRADSRGNLRLALILGSLSAFGPITTDLYLPALPAAAADLDASQPAIQATLTACLIGLAVGQIFVGPLSDSIGRRRPMVVGMALFIVSSLLCAVAPSVYLLDVARLLQGAAGAAGIVLSLAIVRDLFDGVAAARMIAALMAVGGVAPIVAPLAGAQLLRFMDWRGLFVVLAVLGVALLAIAAAKVPETLPPADRRPVGWGSVASGFLSLARDRRFVALTLTGGLAFAAMFAYISTSAFVFQSHYGYSESQFSIVFAVNAVGLLATNLIGGRLVGRVPVASLVRIGLAGMVIGSVASLASLAAAQPPLVIASLFVTVSSLGLVMPTVAALALDDHGDLAGTASAALGAARMVLGGVAALFAGIGGNPVVLGSVMVLCAVGAAASFVIAKRTPTASR, translated from the coding sequence GTGTCACGACCCCGCGCAGACTCCCGAGGAAACCTGCGGCTGGCCCTCATCCTGGGCTCGCTGTCGGCGTTCGGTCCCATCACGACCGACCTCTACCTCCCCGCCCTCCCCGCCGCCGCCGCGGACCTCGACGCCTCGCAGCCGGCGATCCAGGCGACGCTCACCGCCTGCCTGATCGGACTCGCCGTCGGGCAGATCTTCGTGGGGCCGCTGTCGGATTCGATCGGCCGGCGCCGCCCGATGGTCGTCGGGATGGCGCTGTTCATCGTCAGCTCGCTGCTGTGCGCCGTCGCCCCGTCGGTGTACCTGCTCGACGTCGCGCGGCTCCTCCAGGGGGCTGCGGGCGCGGCCGGGATCGTGCTGAGCCTCGCCATCGTCCGGGACCTGTTCGACGGCGTCGCCGCCGCCCGGATGATCGCCGCGCTCATGGCCGTCGGCGGCGTGGCCCCGATCGTCGCGCCGCTCGCGGGCGCGCAGCTGCTGCGGTTCATGGACTGGCGCGGCCTCTTCGTCGTGCTCGCCGTGCTCGGCGTGGCGCTGCTCGCGATCGCCGCCGCGAAGGTGCCGGAGACGCTCCCGCCGGCGGACCGTCGACCGGTGGGTTGGGGATCGGTGGCGAGCGGCTTCCTCTCGCTCGCCCGGGACCGGCGGTTCGTCGCGCTGACCCTGACGGGCGGCCTGGCCTTCGCGGCGATGTTCGCCTACATCTCCACCTCGGCGTTCGTCTTCCAGAGCCACTACGGCTACTCGGAGTCGCAGTTCAGCATCGTCTTCGCCGTCAACGCAGTGGGTCTGCTCGCCACCAATCTGATCGGCGGTCGGCTGGTGGGCCGCGTGCCTGTGGCATCGTTGGTCCGCATCGGCCTGGCCGGCATGGTGATCGGCTCGGTCGCGTCCCTGGCGTCCCTCGCGGCCGCGCAGCCGCCGCTGGTGATCGCCTCGCTGTTCGTCACGGTCTCGAGCCTCGGCCTCGTGATGCCGACGGTGGCGGCCCTCGCCCTCGACGATCACGGCGACCTCGCCGGGACCGCCTCCGCGGCACTGGGCGCGGCGCGCATGGTGCTCGGCGGCGTCGCGGCGCTGTTCGCCGGCATCGGCGGAAATCCGGTGGTCCTCGGCTCGGTGATGGTGCTGTGCGCGGTGGGCGCGGCGGCGTCCTTCGTGATCGCCAAGCGAACGCCAACCGCGAGCCGGTAA
- a CDS encoding carboxylesterase/lipase family protein — protein sequence MHERPRVTTAEGVVEGEYRGGTATFRGIPYAQPPVGTLRFAAPAPVPRWDGVRPAIEFGPPPPQSGPGPKAEVSDDANWLTVAVCTPAPGRSGLPVLVWISCGGYMAGTAADPMFDPTALATEGLVVVTVQCRMGAEGFAFLEGAPSNRGLLDQIAALEWIQRNIAAFGGDPDAVTISGTSGGAGSVAALLTIPAARPLFRRAITHSVPGLNITPALAAEVTAALAERLGIAPTAAAFAQVPPQRLAEEVTALCADSPAHTERWGRLAHLGIVVCPIIDGDLLPQTPWEALADGNAAGIDLLAGHMRDEFRLFSIMMGVRGAFTEDDAATALEVFAPGDPAEYRAAYPDATADETVEIVYSDATFRMPSVLLAEANAAAGGTSYLFEMCWESEVYGACHSIDVPLAFGTLDCPTGVMFFGEDAPDGARAVSDELLRTWVRFCATGDPGWPCYDAERRSTRLLDAPSTTSPYPEERSRRIWQGRPPAPFAPA from the coding sequence ATGCACGAGCGCCCCAGGGTCACGACCGCGGAGGGCGTCGTCGAGGGCGAGTACCGCGGCGGCACCGCGACGTTCCGCGGCATCCCCTACGCACAGCCGCCCGTCGGGACGCTGCGGTTCGCCGCCCCGGCGCCGGTCCCCCGCTGGGACGGTGTCCGCCCCGCGATCGAATTCGGCCCCCCGCCTCCGCAATCCGGGCCCGGCCCGAAGGCCGAGGTGTCGGACGACGCGAACTGGCTCACCGTCGCGGTGTGCACCCCGGCCCCAGGACGGTCCGGACTGCCGGTCCTGGTGTGGATCTCCTGCGGCGGCTACATGGCCGGCACCGCGGCGGATCCCATGTTCGACCCCACCGCGCTCGCGACAGAAGGCCTCGTGGTCGTGACCGTCCAGTGCCGGATGGGCGCCGAGGGCTTCGCATTCCTGGAGGGCGCACCGTCGAACCGGGGCCTGCTCGACCAGATCGCCGCCCTCGAGTGGATCCAGCGCAACATCGCCGCGTTCGGCGGCGACCCGGACGCGGTCACCATCTCCGGCACGTCGGGCGGCGCGGGATCGGTCGCCGCGCTGCTCACGATCCCGGCGGCACGGCCGCTGTTCCGGCGGGCCATCACCCACTCCGTCCCCGGCCTGAACATCACCCCCGCCCTGGCGGCGGAGGTCACGGCCGCGCTCGCGGAGCGCCTCGGCATCGCGCCGACCGCGGCGGCGTTCGCGCAGGTCCCGCCGCAGCGCCTCGCCGAGGAAGTCACCGCGCTCTGCGCCGATTCCCCCGCGCACACGGAGCGGTGGGGGCGCCTCGCCCACCTCGGGATCGTCGTCTGCCCGATCATCGACGGGGATCTGCTGCCGCAGACCCCGTGGGAGGCGCTGGCCGACGGCAATGCCGCGGGCATCGACCTGCTCGCCGGGCACATGCGCGACGAGTTCCGGCTGTTCAGCATCATGATGGGCGTGCGCGGCGCCTTCACCGAGGACGACGCCGCCACGGCGCTCGAGGTGTTCGCGCCCGGCGATCCCGCCGAGTACCGCGCCGCGTACCCGGACGCGACGGCCGACGAGACGGTCGAGATCGTCTACTCCGACGCCACCTTCCGCATGCCGTCCGTGCTGCTCGCCGAGGCGAACGCCGCGGCCGGCGGGACCTCGTACCTGTTCGAGATGTGCTGGGAGTCCGAGGTCTACGGCGCCTGCCACAGCATCGACGTTCCGCTCGCCTTCGGCACCCTGGACTGCCCCACGGGCGTGATGTTCTTCGGCGAGGACGCGCCGGACGGTGCGCGTGCCGTGTCGGACGAGTTGCTCCGCACCTGGGTGCGGTTCTGCGCCACCGGAGATCCGGGCTGGCCCTGCTACGACGCCGAGCGTCGGAGCACCCGACTCCTCGACGCCCCGTCGACGACGTCGCCGTATCCCGAGGAGCGTTCGCGCCGCATCTGGCAGGGCCGCCCGCCGGCGCCGTTCGCCCCCGCCTGA